Proteins encoded in a region of the Mucilaginibacter sabulilitoris genome:
- a CDS encoding lipocalin family protein, with product MPIFLDYNILDIDEHYKFALVSGSGMGYLWLLSRESSMPEEMEQRFLQRQSPWVLTSTNWNGWAISK from the coding sequence TTGCCCATCTTCCTCGATTATAATATACTCGACATCGACGAACATTATAAGTTTGCCCTGGTATCGGGCAGCGGAATGGGATATTTATGGCTGCTCTCCCGGGAAAGCAGTATGCCCGAGGAAATGGAACAGCGCTTCCTGCAAAGGCAATCGCCCTGGGTTTTGACATCAACCAACTGGAATGGATGGGCTATTAGTAAATAG
- a CDS encoding DUF808 family protein, whose protein sequence is MIIVPIALLLNAFFPVAIKIILVLGGLYLAFEGVEKIIEYLFHRSKVEHQGIVAHQEMDAAAENAKVKSCCHHRLYPVE, encoded by the coding sequence GTGATCATTGTACCAATTGCTTTACTATTAAACGCCTTTTTTCCCGTGGCTATAAAGATCATTTTGGTTTTGGGCGGTCTTTATCTGGCGTTTGAAGGCGTTGAGAAAATTATCGAATACCTCTTTCACCGGTCAAAAGTTGAACATCAGGGTATTGTAGCTCACCAGGAAATGGATGCCGCCGCTGAGAACGCGAAAGTCAAAAGCTGCTGTCACCACCGACTTTATCCTGTCGAATAG
- a CDS encoding CinA family protein, whose amino-acid sequence MAEEKILICSKLLAQKGLTIAFAESATAGWLCSEFALAPESGRVLNLCFIKPETRLLTVLFCQHCF is encoded by the coding sequence ATGGCAGAAGAAAAGATTTTAATATGCAGCAAGCTGCTTGCTCAAAAAGGGCTGACCATAGCGTTCGCGGAAAGCGCTACAGCGGGCTGGCTTTGTTCGGAATTCGCCCTCGCGCCGGAATCCGGCCGAGTGTTAAATCTATGCTTTATAAAGCCTGAAACACGGCTTCTGACTGTATTGTTCTGTCAGCATTGCTTTTAA
- a CDS encoding ATP-binding response regulator, translating to MKNAPNQASAPTNSKSYLHALFDIKNAPKRAYQLGIATLGTGFALAIYDQYLGLSVSAFLVTCFCIAILMFLILKYQQAINNLKIAIISTVCALLVLLVCLEGIQTEQYLYFFPLMVAIPILIDFKDSKLWEPLVYILLIIVSFSICIFLGFQKSPLEAFNAQEAGHLAIVNRFTAIIMTIIFASFYIIFEKKYIHELLNQSKVAIDSRTRFLSTMGHELRTPLNGIVGTLNLLKQDHRLYKDEYFQTLVYCSDHMLQQVNNILDFNRIEADKLEIHPVKVNMYQLLTNIGIPFTSTIHEKGLDLIIRIDPKLDTIMYADDLRLIQVFNNLLSNAIKFTKKGNISIDAQCVNFNVKTMEIKFVVKDTGIGIAPDDQLKVFESFEQIYDRDHNKNIGTGLGLTICVRLLKLMNSSITLQSEKNKGSQFSFNIKFERADLPMPAPGELGNFIPQDLSGIKILLVEDNEINMMVAKKILTSLKAITSCSVNGKHAIETLLNNSAYDIILMDLEMPIMSGFTAISHIKNMYPQIPVIAFTASLVDQHMLTELLESGFADCLLKPFKPQQLLSAIKKQLTQAV from the coding sequence ATGAAAAACGCTCCCAATCAAGCGTCCGCACCAACTAATAGTAAATCTTACTTGCACGCACTTTTTGATATTAAAAATGCGCCGAAAAGAGCGTACCAACTGGGTATTGCTACATTAGGCACCGGCTTTGCGCTCGCAATTTATGACCAATACCTGGGTTTATCCGTTTCAGCATTCCTGGTAACCTGCTTTTGCATTGCCATTCTGATGTTTTTGATATTGAAATACCAGCAGGCGATCAACAATTTAAAAATTGCCATTATATCGACTGTTTGCGCCTTACTCGTGTTGCTGGTATGCCTTGAAGGCATACAAACCGAACAATATTTATACTTTTTCCCCTTGATGGTGGCCATTCCAATACTAATAGACTTTAAAGACTCGAAGCTATGGGAGCCGCTGGTTTATATCCTGCTGATCATTGTATCCTTTAGCATCTGCATATTTTTGGGATTTCAGAAGAGTCCTTTGGAGGCCTTTAATGCTCAGGAGGCCGGACATCTTGCAATCGTCAATAGATTTACCGCGATTATCATGACAATCATTTTCGCTTCTTTTTATATTATTTTCGAAAAAAAATATATACATGAACTGTTAAATCAAAGTAAAGTGGCAATTGATTCGAGAACGAGGTTCCTTTCTACTATGGGCCATGAATTACGAACGCCGCTAAATGGCATTGTCGGCACCTTAAATTTACTCAAGCAAGACCACAGGCTATATAAAGACGAATATTTCCAAACGTTGGTATACTGTTCAGATCACATGCTGCAACAAGTAAATAACATTCTGGACTTCAATAGGATCGAGGCAGATAAGTTAGAAATCCACCCTGTAAAGGTGAATATGTACCAATTATTAACCAATATTGGCATTCCCTTCACCTCTACCATTCATGAGAAAGGTCTCGATCTCATCATCCGTATCGATCCAAAGCTCGACACCATAATGTATGCTGACGACCTGCGGTTGATTCAAGTTTTCAATAATTTACTATCAAACGCCATAAAATTCACAAAAAAAGGAAACATTTCAATTGATGCCCAGTGCGTCAACTTTAATGTTAAGACGATGGAAATTAAATTTGTAGTCAAAGACACCGGAATCGGTATTGCACCCGATGATCAGCTTAAGGTTTTTGAAAGTTTTGAGCAAATCTATGACAGAGACCATAACAAAAACATAGGAACAGGTCTGGGATTAACGATTTGTGTTCGCTTACTAAAATTAATGAACAGTTCGATCACCCTTCAAAGCGAAAAAAACAAAGGAAGTCAATTTAGCTTCAACATTAAATTTGAAAGAGCGGACCTTCCGATGCCTGCCCCTGGTGAATTGGGAAATTTCATACCGCAAGACCTTTCGGGCATTAAAATCTTATTAGTAGAGGACAACGAGATCAATATGATGGTCGCCAAAAAGATCTTAACAAGCCTGAAAGCGATAACATCCTGTAGTGTTAACGGTAAACACGCCATCGAAACTCTGTTAAACAATTCTGCCTACGATATTATTTTAATGGATCTTGAAATGCCCATAATGAGTGGATTTACTGCAATATCGCACATTAAAAATATGTATCCTCAAATTCCGGTTATCGCGTTCACGGCATCGTTAGTTGATCAGCACATGTTAACTGAATTATTGGAAAGTGGGTTCGCAGATTGTTTATTAAAACCCTTTAAGCCGCAACAGCTACTTTCTGCCATCAAAAAACAGCTCACCCAGGCGGTCTGA
- a CDS encoding DUF3606 domain-containing protein, giving the protein MSIRGSKVERNSVSNQPHEIKYEAHKEGVSQKEIKGAKKSAGNQRRNIEKKVK; this is encoded by the coding sequence ATGAGCATCAGAGGAAGTAAAGTGGAAAGGAATTCCGTATCGAATCAGCCCCACGAAATCAAATACGAAGCGCACAAAGAAGGCGTAAGCCAAAAAGAGATCAAAGGCGCCAAAAAATCAGCCGGCAACCAGCGCAGGAACATAGAAAAGAAAGTGAAATAA
- a CDS encoding response regulator, whose product MSYIEPEHILIIDDDEINNFIAERLIKRVSKDTRITICRNGHDALVQLSTIQEKEGIWPKFIFLDLTMSVMDGWEFLESYRKLNEDQTNDTRVVIVTSSVFRHDMDRAREHPVESEYIIKPLTSERLFKLFAT is encoded by the coding sequence ATGAGCTATATTGAACCTGAACATATTTTAATTATCGATGATGATGAGATCAACAACTTTATTGCCGAACGGCTCATTAAAAGGGTATCAAAAGATACCAGAATCACAATTTGCCGCAATGGTCATGATGCGTTGGTACAGTTATCGACGATTCAAGAAAAAGAAGGTATTTGGCCGAAGTTTATATTTCTTGACCTGACGATGAGCGTCATGGACGGGTGGGAATTTCTAGAGTCATATAGGAAGCTGAATGAAGATCAAACTAATGACACCCGGGTAGTTATCGTAACTTCTTCCGTGTTCAGGCATGACATGGATAGGGCGCGTGAACATCCGGTTGAAAGTGAATATATTATCAAGCCGCTTACCTCGGAGCGTCTGTTTAAACTCTTTGCCACTTAG
- a CDS encoding DUF6766 family protein: protein MTKAGFLYRNGLSLVFLTLFVITLFAQAFTGWKEHNQELQDEHVQELAFGSYLTTGHFISSTFENFQSEFLQMALYVLLTVGLRQQGSAESKSLDEAEEVDREPKPSKDAPGPVKKGGWLLKLYSNSLSITFFLLFFISWGFHLYGSWVDHNVEQQIKGKAAMSVLAYLGEPNFWFETFQNWQSEFLSVLSIVVLTIFLRQKGSPESKPVDAPHMQTGN, encoded by the coding sequence ATGACAAAAGCGGGATTTCTTTACCGAAATGGCCTGAGCCTTGTCTTTCTTACCCTTTTTGTGATCACCCTGTTTGCGCAGGCGTTTACCGGCTGGAAAGAACATAACCAGGAGCTACAGGATGAGCACGTTCAGGAACTGGCTTTTGGCAGCTATCTTACAACGGGACATTTCATTTCTTCGACCTTTGAAAATTTCCAAAGTGAATTTTTACAAATGGCGTTGTATGTTTTGCTTACCGTTGGGCTGAGACAACAGGGCTCTGCCGAATCAAAAAGTCTGGATGAAGCGGAAGAGGTTGACCGCGAACCGAAGCCATCAAAAGACGCGCCCGGACCTGTTAAGAAAGGCGGCTGGCTGCTGAAGCTTTACAGCAACTCATTATCGATCACTTTCTTCCTGCTATTTTTTATCAGTTGGGGATTTCATTTGTATGGCAGTTGGGTTGATCATAATGTGGAACAGCAGATCAAGGGAAAGGCCGCCATGAGCGTGCTCGCTTATTTAGGTGAGCCCAACTTCTGGTTCGAAACGTTTCAGAACTGGCAGAGCGAATTCCTTTCCGTGCTGTCGATTGTCGTGTTAACCATTTTCCTGCGGCAAAAGGGCTCACCGGAATCAAAACCCGTTGATGCACCGCATATGCAGACCGGTAACTAA
- a CDS encoding cation diffusion facilitator family transporter, giving the protein MPASKTPIYTALAANLAIAAIKLAAAAFTGSSAMVSEGVHSLVDTSNEVLLLLGLKRSQRPPDEQRPFGYGKELYFWAFIVSLLFFLLGGIVSIYEGIDHLRHPESARHLVWNYAVLGAALIFDGISFITALKEFNRQRGATPFWQAVKRSKDPSTFVVLFEDAADVIGLLIAFTGILLSQLLANTLIDGMASLLIGLLLTLVAILLVRESRSLLMGETADPAELKAIRELLEKEAAIQQIKETRSMHLGPEEIILLLRIKFEPEKNVDQAANEIKRLRTRLQMAYPHYRQVFIEPV; this is encoded by the coding sequence ATGCCAGCATCCAAAACCCCGATCTATACTGCACTGGCCGCTAACCTGGCCATTGCCGCCATCAAGCTGGCCGCAGCCGCCTTTACTGGCAGCTCTGCTATGGTCTCAGAAGGTGTGCACTCGCTGGTTGATACCAGTAACGAGGTGTTGTTACTCCTGGGTTTAAAGCGAAGCCAGCGGCCGCCGGATGAACAGCGCCCGTTCGGTTACGGCAAGGAACTCTATTTCTGGGCTTTTATCGTCTCCTTATTATTTTTTCTGTTGGGCGGCATCGTTTCGATCTATGAGGGCATCGATCACCTTCGGCATCCTGAATCGGCCCGGCATCTGGTCTGGAACTATGCCGTATTGGGTGCTGCTTTGATATTCGACGGCATTTCATTTATCACCGCCCTCAAAGAATTCAACCGCCAGCGCGGCGCAACGCCGTTCTGGCAGGCCGTGAAACGCAGTAAAGACCCGTCGACTTTCGTGGTATTGTTTGAAGATGCGGCCGATGTGATCGGCCTGCTGATAGCCTTTACGGGTATTTTGCTGAGCCAGCTGCTGGCCAACACGCTGATCGACGGCATGGCCTCGCTGCTGATCGGCTTGCTACTCACACTCGTGGCGATCTTACTGGTTCGCGAAAGCCGCAGCTTACTTATGGGCGAAACTGCCGACCCGGCGGAACTTAAAGCGATCAGAGAACTCCTGGAAAAAGAAGCCGCCATTCAGCAGATCAAAGAAACGCGTTCCATGCATCTCGGCCCGGAAGAGATCATATTGCTGTTGCGCATAAAATTTGAACCCGAAAAAAACGTCGATCAAGCCGCTAACGAGATCAAACGCCTTCGGACGCGCTTACAAATGGCTTATCCGCATTACCGGCAGGTATTTATTGAACCTGTTTAA
- a CDS encoding CinA family protein, with protein MENLTALLNECAEQLAGRKLTLAFAESATGGKLSYAFSQTVYAGEILKGGLVCYDACLKEDILGIDKEMIETFTPESEEITREMAIKLKKIMDADIIVAVTGLTTEGGSEAPGKPVGTMFYCVYFEGQTHDRKKIFTGTPAEIVDLTIEQVAKTILQILN; from the coding sequence ATGGAGAACCTGACAGCCTTATTAAATGAATGCGCAGAACAGCTCGCCGGGCGGAAGCTCACACTTGCCTTCGCCGAAAGCGCGACCGGGGGAAAGCTATCCTACGCTTTTTCCCAAACAGTTTATGCGGGTGAGATACTGAAAGGTGGCCTGGTTTGTTACGATGCCTGCTTAAAAGAAGATATCCTGGGGATCGATAAAGAAATGATCGAAACTTTTACACCCGAATCCGAAGAGATCACCCGTGAAATGGCGATCAAGCTAAAAAAAATCATGGACGCTGATATAATTGTGGCTGTTACCGGTCTGACCACCGAAGGCGGTAGTGAAGCGCCGGGAAAACCTGTGGGTACCATGTTTTACTGCGTTTATTTTGAAGGTCAGACCCATGACCGGAAGAAGATATTTACCGGCACGCCGGCAGAGATCGTCGACCTGACCATTGAACAGGTAGCCAAAACGATCCTGCAAATCCTGAACTGA
- a CDS encoding lipocalin family protein: protein MRKEKTIIAVTAAAGLAGIAYALWPKRKVPAGTIVDPFDQERYLGIWHEVARLPSIIEKDLHDVKEEYIRNPDGTIKVITRAFNKVKNKPVEATGTMKARAARPADN from the coding sequence ATGAGAAAAGAAAAAACCATTATCGCGGTCACCGCTGCCGCCGGTCTGGCCGGAATTGCTTATGCGCTTTGGCCCAAAAGGAAAGTTCCAGCCGGCACTATCGTGGACCCCTTTGATCAAGAACGTTATCTGGGAATATGGCATGAAGTTGCCCGCCTTCCGAGTATTATTGAAAAAGACCTACACGATGTCAAAGAGGAGTACATCCGTAACCCGGACGGCACGATCAAAGTGATCACCCGTGCGTTTAATAAGGTCAAAAATAAACCGGTAGAAGCGACAGGTACGATGAAGGCCAGGGCAGCCAGGCCCGCGGACAACTAG
- a CDS encoding bestrophin family protein codes for MKAAVIEKNTVFPCAYSVLIHFLIYVLTTIFPFGLDDHHWAIEICLATMVPVLFIAIERTAILMQDPFENKPTDTPMTTLSNTIERNLMEMAQQPVPVKRNQDSTLYIM; via the coding sequence ATGAAAGCAGCAGTGATAGAAAAAAACACTGTATTTCCATGCGCTTACAGTGTTTTGATCCATTTTTTGATTTATGTGCTGACAACAATCTTCCCATTTGGTCTGGATGATCATCACTGGGCAATTGAGATCTGTTTGGCCACAATGGTTCCGGTTCTTTTTATAGCTATTGAACGAACTGCCATATTAATGCAGGACCCCTTCGAAAACAAGCCGACAGACACACCTATGACTACGCTTTCCAATACCATCGAACGTAATTTAATGGAAATGGCGCAACAGCCTGTGCCCGTAAAACGAAATCAGGACTCCACCCTTTATATCATGTAA
- a CDS encoding NRAMP family divalent metal transporter, which yields MTKTKNTKQKKRSPLVKFLRVLGPGLVTGASDDDPSGIVTYSQAGAQFGLQTLWTALITFPLMAAVQGMCARIGLVTSQGLTVTLREHYPKWILYGVLLFTFPAITLNIGADIQGMGAVGHMLYPRIPAPVYSVILTAILMYIIIRFPYQKIAAILKWLCLSLLLYIIVPFLVKQDWLQVAKHTFIPTIKMDKDFLSILVAILGTTISPYLFFWQTTMEAEDLAHGQKSYIVNNTVLSNMKIDVNSGMLLSNLVMFFMILTTGSVLFSGGVHKIDTVDQAAKALQPLAGNLTYAIFALGVLGTGMLAIPVLAGAQSYMLAETLGWKAGLDKKFGQAKSFYVSIIVSLLVGLSLDFFKVSPVKTLLYTAIVYGLTAPVLIAMLLHIGNNKKIMKEHTNSRLSNTLGIMTLLLMTAAAAALIYFLIV from the coding sequence TTGACGAAAACAAAAAATACCAAACAGAAGAAACGTTCGCCACTGGTTAAATTTCTGCGCGTACTCGGTCCGGGTCTGGTGACCGGCGCCAGCGATGACGATCCATCCGGTATTGTGACCTATTCCCAGGCAGGGGCACAATTTGGTTTACAAACACTTTGGACAGCACTGATCACTTTCCCGCTGATGGCTGCTGTGCAAGGCATGTGCGCCCGCATCGGTCTGGTCACTTCACAGGGTCTAACCGTGACTTTGAGAGAACATTACCCCAAATGGATATTGTATGGAGTCCTGCTCTTTACCTTCCCTGCTATAACGCTTAATATTGGTGCGGATATTCAGGGCATGGGCGCCGTAGGTCATATGCTCTATCCCAGGATTCCGGCTCCGGTGTACAGCGTGATCCTGACTGCTATCCTGATGTATATTATCATCCGTTTTCCTTATCAGAAGATTGCAGCTATCCTCAAATGGCTGTGTCTGTCTCTGCTTTTGTATATCATCGTACCCTTCCTGGTTAAACAGGATTGGCTGCAGGTTGCCAAACATACTTTTATACCGACTATAAAAATGGACAAGGATTTTCTGTCTATACTGGTAGCGATCCTCGGAACTACGATTTCTCCGTATCTTTTCTTCTGGCAAACAACCATGGAGGCCGAAGATCTGGCGCATGGTCAAAAGAGTTATATCGTCAACAATACGGTGCTCAGCAATATGAAGATCGATGTCAATTCGGGAATGCTGCTCTCCAACCTGGTCATGTTCTTTATGATCCTGACCACGGGAAGTGTGCTGTTCTCCGGAGGCGTTCACAAGATCGATACCGTAGATCAGGCTGCCAAAGCGTTACAGCCACTGGCGGGTAACCTGACCTATGCCATTTTCGCCCTGGGTGTTTTAGGTACAGGTATGCTGGCTATACCGGTACTCGCGGGGGCACAATCCTATATGCTGGCTGAAACCCTGGGCTGGAAAGCTGGCTTAGATAAAAAGTTCGGCCAGGCCAAATCATTCTATGTATCGATCATCGTATCCCTGCTGGTAGGCCTTTCGCTTGATTTCTTCAAGGTCAGTCCGGTAAAAACTTTATTATATACCGCAATTGTCTATGGACTTACAGCTCCTGTCCTGATCGCTATGCTGCTACATATCGGCAATAATAAAAAGATCATGAAGGAGCATACCAATTCCAGGCTTTCCAATACCCTGGGTATAATGACTCTGCTTTTAATGACTGCGGCTGCTGCTGCATTGATCTATTTTCTAATTGTATGA
- a CDS encoding DUF4142 domain-containing protein, giving the protein MKKFFPFMGLALIWVGSGCSGPTTKDSTAAADSVNTAKIDSGSSKVASSTAEEDSQFAVKAANGGMAEVELGQLAQEKSKDARVKSFGAMMVADHSKANDELKALATSKNITLPAAPGEDEQKLKADLSEKSGKDFDKAYIEAMLKDHQKDVKEFEDARSKVKDPDLLTFIDKTLPVLKKHLQHVETISKEIK; this is encoded by the coding sequence ATGAAAAAGTTCTTTCCTTTTATGGGACTAGCCCTGATATGGGTAGGTTCCGGTTGTTCCGGCCCGACAACCAAAGACAGTACGGCGGCTGCAGATAGTGTCAACACTGCTAAAATTGATAGTGGATCAAGCAAGGTAGCTTCTTCAACCGCTGAAGAAGACAGCCAATTTGCGGTAAAGGCAGCCAATGGCGGTATGGCCGAAGTAGAACTGGGGCAGCTGGCTCAGGAAAAATCCAAAGATGCCAGGGTCAAATCATTTGGCGCGATGATGGTTGCCGACCATTCCAAAGCCAATGATGAGCTCAAAGCCCTGGCAACCTCCAAGAATATAACGTTACCGGCCGCACCTGGAGAAGATGAACAAAAACTTAAAGCAGATCTAAGCGAAAAATCCGGGAAGGATTTTGATAAGGCTTATATCGAGGCCATGCTGAAAGATCACCAGAAAGATGTAAAAGAATTTGAGGATGCACGCTCAAAGGTAAAAGACCCCGATCTGCTGACCTTTATCGATAAGACATTACCCGTTCTCAAAAAGCATCTGCAACATGTGGAAACCATTAGCAAGGAAATCAAGTGA
- a CDS encoding DUF808 family protein — MGTVLEKTLPLQILTVTAVAILATIGVYGIVALIVRMDGVLVKALPVIIKLLGFVGTIALILVACGIFLHNIEYLHRLFSKFPSILAEFLLGLAAGLIMVIALAGGKRVLSLFK, encoded by the coding sequence TTGGGAACGGTTCTAGAAAAAACTTTGCCGCTCCAAATCCTTACAGTTACGGCAGTCGCAATTCTGGCAACGATCGGGGTATATGGAATCGTTGCTCTGATCGTCCGGATGGATGGAGTATTGGTGAAAGCCCTCCCGGTAATCATCAAGTTATTAGGTTTTGTAGGAACCATCGCACTGATCCTGGTTGCATGTGGAATATTCCTGCATAATATCGAATACTTACATCGTTTATTTTCTAAATTTCCATCGATTCTCGCCGAGTTCCTTTTAGGTTTGGCTGCCGGCTTAATAATGGTAATTGCGTTAGCCGGTGGGAAGCGGGTACTAAGCTTGTTCAAATAA